A single genomic interval of Chitinophaga sp. 180180018-3 harbors:
- a CDS encoding TonB-dependent receptor: protein MKATFMYVLACLFLSMQAIAQIKVSGKITSSADGTPIPNTTVQIKGTANGTIANVDGVYSIQVPNKDAVLVFTFTGFAPKEVKVGNQTSISVALDVQVSTLNDLVVIGYGSVKKSDLTGAVSTIKSDRLMDMPVANVSQALQGKIPGVDVNVNTSAPGQPAKVRIRGIGSINSNVDPLYVVDGVAGVDGNAINPNDIASIEILKDASSTAIYGARGANGVIMITTKRGKSGPTQVSYQGDVNVSTLARHLKTLNSDQFIKVYNDAFANATKFDPNHGTWAPPAALNHQNFPLLFDANDKPLYNTNWEKEVYKPAVSTSHQLNFQGGNDKLVYSASVGYLDQNGLMINSWYKRYSARATFDDDVKKWLKIGGSINIISGKQRLVSDGNGSLNVPRMVTEEVPIVPVKYPDGSWAGNNDIAGLEGGPNPVHISQSRYTLNNQQHTLGNMYLLFHITKDLDFKTDFGYDLVSNKANFFSGSDLPHLSQDQGGIARITNDYNKYWQSENYFTYNKQFKNNNSLNAVAGFSFLKYVAENDLVETQNFLSDYFQWQNLAAGSVRNNATSVTTPWAMNSYYARVNYNLHNKYLFTATARYDGSSKFSKDNQFAFFPSVAAAWRVSEEEFLKHSKVINNLKIRASYGLSGNQEIGQFLNLAQYRPDQTVLNGANQPMLGPGYIGNPGLKWEKSKQVDAGIELGMINNRINLNVDFYNRTTSDLLLQAPIPWSAGMYSSNVNRNVGSVRNVGLEVNLNTVNITTPNFTWSTNFIFATNKNKILNLNQGNADIFPGPNFLGQTNVLRVGQPIGSFYGMYRLGTYSTNEAADAAKHGLYPGDRKYLYDANGNPVYGIIGRAYPKWTGLFSSTFKYKGWDFSFDIRFVQGVNTAATFKHSSEDRQTLANSLATVLNGWTPQNQNTYIAQVRSYKFTQDSHFDTWWVEDGSFIRGQNFTLGYTFPDAFLQRSHITRFRIYASVQNLFLSTKYTGYDPEVDTFLTTYGNNPGFSQNIDFFPYPRPRVWNLGVNLNF from the coding sequence ATGAAAGCAACATTCATGTATGTGCTTGCATGCCTATTCCTCTCCATGCAGGCCATAGCCCAGATTAAAGTAAGCGGAAAGATCACGAGTTCCGCCGACGGCACACCAATTCCAAATACTACCGTCCAGATAAAAGGTACGGCCAACGGCACCATCGCCAATGTAGACGGGGTTTATTCCATTCAGGTACCAAACAAAGATGCCGTACTCGTATTTACTTTTACCGGGTTCGCTCCCAAAGAAGTAAAAGTAGGCAATCAGACGTCGATCAGTGTAGCCCTGGATGTACAGGTGAGTACCCTCAACGACCTGGTAGTTATCGGTTATGGTAGTGTGAAAAAATCGGACCTCACAGGTGCCGTATCAACCATCAAATCTGACCGGTTAATGGACATGCCGGTCGCCAACGTGTCGCAGGCCCTGCAGGGTAAAATACCGGGGGTAGACGTAAACGTCAACACCAGCGCTCCTGGCCAGCCAGCCAAAGTGCGTATACGTGGTATCGGTTCCATCAACTCCAACGTAGACCCGTTGTACGTGGTAGACGGAGTGGCGGGTGTTGACGGAAATGCCATCAACCCGAACGATATCGCCTCTATCGAAATCCTCAAGGACGCTTCCTCTACTGCGATCTACGGTGCCCGTGGTGCAAATGGTGTGATCATGATCACTACCAAACGCGGTAAATCCGGCCCTACGCAGGTAAGCTACCAGGGTGACGTAAACGTAAGCACCCTGGCCCGGCATCTTAAAACACTTAATTCAGACCAGTTCATAAAAGTATACAACGACGCCTTCGCGAACGCTACTAAATTTGATCCCAATCATGGTACCTGGGCGCCTCCTGCCGCATTGAATCACCAGAACTTCCCATTACTGTTCGATGCCAACGACAAGCCCTTATATAATACCAACTGGGAAAAAGAAGTTTATAAACCAGCCGTTTCCACCAGCCACCAGCTGAACTTCCAGGGAGGTAATGACAAACTCGTTTACAGCGCCTCTGTCGGTTATCTCGACCAGAATGGTCTGATGATCAACTCCTGGTACAAAAGATATTCCGCCAGGGCTACTTTCGACGATGATGTAAAAAAATGGCTGAAAATAGGCGGTAGCATCAATATTATTTCCGGCAAGCAGCGCCTGGTATCAGATGGTAACGGTTCGCTGAACGTACCCAGGATGGTGACAGAAGAAGTGCCGATTGTGCCTGTTAAATATCCCGATGGCAGTTGGGCTGGTAACAACGATATTGCCGGTCTGGAAGGCGGTCCTAACCCGGTGCATATTTCACAAAGCAGGTATACGCTCAATAACCAGCAGCATACCCTGGGTAATATGTACCTCTTATTCCATATCACCAAGGACCTCGATTTCAAGACCGACTTCGGTTACGACCTCGTAAGCAACAAAGCCAATTTCTTCAGTGGCTCTGATCTTCCTCACCTGTCACAGGATCAGGGAGGCATCGCCAGGATCACCAATGACTATAACAAATACTGGCAGTCAGAAAACTACTTCACTTACAACAAGCAGTTTAAAAACAACAACAGCCTGAATGCAGTAGCCGGTTTCTCGTTCCTCAAGTATGTTGCAGAAAATGACCTGGTGGAAACACAGAACTTCCTGTCGGACTACTTCCAATGGCAAAACCTGGCTGCAGGTTCTGTAAGAAACAACGCCACCTCAGTCACCACTCCATGGGCGATGAACTCTTACTATGCACGTGTTAATTACAACCTGCATAACAAGTACCTGTTTACGGCAACCGCGAGGTATGATGGCTCATCTAAATTCAGTAAGGACAATCAGTTCGCCTTCTTCCCGTCTGTAGCAGCAGCATGGCGTGTATCTGAAGAAGAATTCCTGAAACACAGTAAAGTGATTAATAACCTGAAGATCCGCGCCAGTTATGGCCTTTCGGGCAACCAGGAAATCGGGCAGTTTCTGAACCTTGCCCAATACAGACCCGATCAGACCGTGTTGAATGGCGCCAATCAGCCCATGTTAGGGCCTGGATATATCGGTAACCCCGGCCTGAAATGGGAAAAATCCAAACAGGTAGATGCGGGTATAGAATTAGGAATGATCAATAACCGTATTAATCTGAATGTTGATTTCTATAACCGTACTACATCCGACCTGTTGCTACAGGCGCCTATTCCGTGGTCGGCCGGAATGTACAGCTCCAATGTTAACAGGAATGTGGGCTCCGTAAGAAACGTGGGTTTGGAAGTGAATCTGAATACGGTTAACATCACTACACCGAATTTCACATGGAGCACCAATTTCATCTTTGCTACGAACAAAAACAAAATACTCAACCTTAACCAGGGTAATGCAGATATCTTCCCGGGTCCTAACTTCCTCGGACAAACGAACGTACTGCGTGTAGGCCAGCCGATAGGTTCTTTTTATGGCATGTACCGCCTGGGCACTTACAGCACCAACGAAGCTGCTGACGCAGCGAAACACGGGCTGTATCCCGGCGACAGGAAATACCTGTACGATGCCAACGGCAACCCGGTATATGGTATTATTGGTCGTGCTTATCCAAAATGGACAGGCTTGTTCAGCAGTACCTTTAAATATAAAGGATGGGACTTTTCATTCGATATTCGCTTTGTACAAGGTGTTAACACCGCTGCCACATTCAAACACTCTTCTGAAGACAGGCAAACACTTGCTAACAGTCTTGCTACCGTGTTGAATGGATGGACTCCGCAGAACCAGAACACTTACATTGCGCAGGTAAGAAGTTATAAATTCACGCAGGATTCGCACTTCGATACCTGGTGGGTGGAAGATGGCTCCTTCATTCGCGGCCAGAACTTTACACTGGGTTATACCTTCCCTGATGCCTTCCTTCAGAGAAGCCATATTACCCGTTTCCGTATTTACGCCAGCGTACAGAATCTTTTCCTGAGCACTAAATACACCGGCTATGATCCGGAGGTGGATACGTTCCTGACAACGTATGGCAACAACCCCGGATTCTCCCAGAACATTGACTTTTTCCCCTATCCCCGCCCCCGCGTGTGGAACCTGGGTGTAAATCTCAATTTCTAG
- a CDS encoding RagB/SusD family nutrient uptake outer membrane protein: MKTINKIFIALLILLSCSCKKFLEQQPSNFLPPDADLTTAKAARAFANGCYQNLQGLLTGQPSSYGGNTYNLMEFLTGKANSDLGQTGFLTFQTNTYNATSFYFDTWWQYMYRGIGTCNLAIQKLPLAKIPDADKTNMLAEAHTLRALYYFYLVRMYGAVPNVTVVPTDLNLNLPRTDAKTIYDQIIIPDLQTAAKSTLPWKDATGKVSMGAVQALLADVYLTYAGAAINGGAQYYGLSAQASKAVIDNGGYTLFPNYTDMINPANKNSGEFIMQVQYAASVPFTNPLTALTIPNYAGISKYSDEYGSVYPTTQFLASFNPGDKRIQEKQFFYSQYPKIDGSGIKTFKSPYIYKFFDANAVTSTAKSDLNYTIYRLADVYLMYAEASNRAGAGPNPQAIACVNAIRARATLPPVAAGMSQADFEHEVWLQRYFELCFENKMWFDMLRTRKVHNDVTGNWDDFLSHVTVWGSAFAQKNLLMPVPKQESDVNPNLLPNNPGF, from the coding sequence ATGAAAACGATCAATAAAATCTTCATAGCGCTGCTGATACTGTTGAGTTGTTCCTGTAAGAAATTCCTGGAGCAGCAACCTTCTAACTTTCTTCCGCCGGATGCGGACCTTACCACCGCTAAAGCAGCACGCGCCTTTGCAAACGGATGTTATCAGAACCTGCAGGGATTATTGACAGGTCAGCCTTCTTCCTATGGTGGTAATACTTATAACCTTATGGAGTTCCTGACCGGAAAGGCCAACAGTGACCTGGGCCAAACAGGATTCCTCACCTTTCAGACCAATACATACAATGCTACCTCCTTTTATTTCGATACCTGGTGGCAATACATGTATAGAGGTATAGGTACCTGTAACCTGGCGATACAGAAGCTTCCGTTGGCAAAAATCCCGGATGCTGATAAAACCAATATGCTGGCAGAAGCACATACGCTGCGCGCACTCTATTATTTTTACCTGGTGCGTATGTACGGCGCAGTACCTAACGTGACCGTTGTACCAACAGACCTGAACCTGAATCTGCCCCGCACAGATGCTAAAACCATCTATGATCAGATCATCATCCCCGACCTGCAGACAGCTGCAAAATCCACGCTGCCCTGGAAGGATGCGACCGGGAAAGTATCAATGGGAGCTGTACAGGCACTGCTGGCCGACGTTTACCTCACTTACGCCGGCGCAGCCATTAACGGCGGAGCACAGTACTACGGACTTTCCGCGCAGGCATCAAAGGCGGTGATCGACAATGGTGGTTATACGCTTTTCCCGAATTACACCGACATGATTAACCCGGCCAACAAAAACTCCGGCGAATTCATCATGCAGGTGCAATACGCCGCTTCAGTGCCATTTACCAATCCACTGACAGCCCTGACTATTCCGAACTATGCAGGTATCTCCAAATACTCTGATGAATATGGTTCTGTATATCCAACCACGCAGTTCCTTGCCTCATTTAATCCGGGCGACAAACGTATACAGGAGAAGCAATTCTTCTACAGTCAGTATCCAAAGATCGATGGCTCTGGCATCAAAACTTTTAAATCACCTTACATCTACAAGTTCTTTGATGCAAACGCAGTAACCAGCACTGCCAAGTCAGATCTGAACTACACGATCTACCGCCTGGCAGATGTATACCTCATGTATGCAGAAGCATCCAACCGTGCCGGCGCTGGTCCTAATCCACAGGCGATTGCCTGCGTGAATGCCATTCGTGCAAGGGCTACCCTGCCGCCGGTTGCAGCGGGTATGTCGCAGGCCGACTTCGAACACGAAGTTTGGCTGCAACGTTACTTTGAGCTTTGCTTCGAAAACAAAATGTGGTTCGATATGCTGCGTACCCGGAAAGTGCATAACGATGTAACTGGTAACTGGGACGACTTCCTGTCGCACGTAACCGTGTGGGGATCAGCATTCGCACAAAAGAATCTGCTGATGCCTGTGCCTAAACAGGAATCTGACGTGAATCCAAATCTCTTGCCTAATAACCCTGGTTTCTGA
- a CDS encoding class I mannose-6-phosphate isomerase codes for MIWRETTQALLPERMAAASTGRDSYNRYPVHPLGNGKINNGYQSLAKWMAAQQTVLIDGYTGVFWSIVQTRLEAEFEQMGIRVKWHFMVSLMKDAYSIEEMVRPFTGAADDVWGTCTTLQLQDFFEQNPSTAFSFNEPFDLHIVLGTGAALASDTAPLVYLELPKNELQYRMRAGTATNFGDMEPSGTTAMYKRFYFVDRLVLNHYKRTLLPRIHILADTQWPESIAWAYHPDILQGIREMTQSVFRVRPWFEAGAWGGQWLKQHIEGIDRQEVNYAWSFELIVPENGVILESDGWLMEIPFEWMMYAAGDAILGKHAPVFGYEFPVRFDFLDTFDGGNLSVQCHPTLTYIRKVFGETFTQDETYYILDCKEDATVYLGFREGTDPATFRTKLENSRDLGLPVAVTDFVQQHPAGKHDLFLIPNGTVHSAGAGNLVLEISATPYIFTFKMYDWLRPGLDGKPRAINIEHAFHNLDFSRQGAAVKASLISCPATIDQGNDWQVIHLPTHTAHFYDVHRLEFTGSMEISTGNSCLVMMVVEGTGVEVITANGHRVVFRYAETFVIPANAVLCRLDSRGAPVKVIKAFLKSAHPVFDIIAPQASL; via the coding sequence ATGATCTGGCGAGAAACTACGCAGGCGCTGTTGCCGGAACGTATGGCCGCAGCATCAACGGGGCGGGATTCCTACAACCGGTACCCGGTTCACCCGCTTGGCAATGGAAAAATCAACAACGGTTATCAGTCGCTCGCCAAATGGATGGCGGCCCAACAAACAGTGCTGATCGACGGCTATACCGGCGTATTCTGGAGCATTGTGCAAACCAGGCTGGAAGCGGAGTTTGAGCAAATGGGCATCCGCGTAAAATGGCATTTCATGGTGTCGCTCATGAAAGATGCATACAGTATAGAAGAAATGGTGCGCCCATTCACCGGTGCAGCGGATGATGTATGGGGTACCTGTACCACCCTGCAGTTGCAGGATTTCTTTGAACAAAACCCATCTACAGCTTTTTCATTTAACGAGCCTTTCGATTTACATATCGTACTTGGCACCGGCGCAGCGCTGGCCAGTGATACCGCTCCCCTTGTTTACCTGGAACTGCCTAAAAACGAGCTGCAATACCGCATGAGGGCAGGTACAGCCACCAACTTCGGCGATATGGAACCCTCAGGTACCACGGCAATGTATAAACGTTTTTATTTCGTGGACCGCCTCGTGCTGAATCACTATAAGCGCACGCTGCTGCCCCGCATCCACATCCTGGCCGACACCCAATGGCCGGAAAGCATTGCCTGGGCATACCACCCGGATATACTGCAGGGAATCCGGGAAATGACGCAATCTGTTTTCCGGGTGCGGCCCTGGTTTGAAGCAGGTGCCTGGGGCGGGCAATGGCTGAAGCAACATATAGAGGGGATCGACCGGCAGGAGGTTAATTATGCCTGGTCGTTTGAACTGATAGTACCTGAAAACGGCGTGATCCTGGAGAGCGACGGATGGCTGATGGAGATTCCCTTTGAATGGATGATGTATGCAGCCGGTGACGCGATACTGGGTAAACATGCTCCGGTATTTGGTTATGAATTTCCTGTCCGCTTCGATTTCCTGGATACTTTCGATGGCGGGAATCTGTCGGTACAATGCCATCCAACGTTAACGTATATCCGAAAAGTTTTCGGGGAGACATTTACCCAGGACGAAACCTACTATATACTGGACTGTAAGGAAGATGCCACTGTATACCTGGGCTTCCGCGAAGGAACGGACCCGGCCACATTCCGGACGAAGCTGGAAAACAGCCGCGACCTCGGATTGCCGGTAGCCGTCACCGATTTTGTGCAACAGCATCCGGCCGGGAAGCACGATCTTTTTCTGATCCCGAACGGTACCGTGCACAGTGCCGGCGCGGGCAACCTGGTACTGGAAATCAGCGCAACTCCGTATATATTCACGTTCAAAATGTACGACTGGCTCCGGCCCGGGCTCGATGGAAAGCCCAGGGCCATCAATATTGAACATGCCTTCCATAACCTCGATTTCAGCCGGCAGGGAGCAGCAGTTAAAGCCTCCCTGATCAGTTGTCCGGCAACGATTGATCAGGGGAATGACTGGCAGGTTATACATCTTCCTACACATACCGCACATTTCTACGACGTACACCGGCTGGAATTTACCGGCAGCATGGAAATATCCACCGGCAACAGCTGCCTCGTGATGATGGTGGTAGAAGGCACCGGGGTGGAAGTGATTACAGCCAACGGGCATCGTGTTGTTTTCCGCTATGCGGAGACCTTTGTTATACCGGCCAATGCAGTATTGTGCAGGCTCGATAGCCGCGGTGCGCCGGTAAAAGTGATAAAAGCATTCCTGAAATCAGCACATCCTGTTTTTGATATCATAGCGCCACAAGCCAGCCTATAG
- a CDS encoding nuclear transport factor 2 family protein translates to MAKETVLRFINALNEEDFTTVRSLLNDDFTFTGVLGTRNGADVYTEEIKQMKLKYDVKKAFEDENDVCLWYNILIGNQSVFSSGWYQLKNGKISSFKVLFDPRPLFEKAAGN, encoded by the coding sequence ATGGCTAAGGAAACTGTATTACGGTTTATCAACGCACTCAATGAGGAAGACTTCACCACTGTCAGAAGCCTGCTGAATGACGATTTTACATTTACAGGCGTTTTAGGCACACGGAATGGCGCGGATGTATATACTGAAGAGATCAAGCAAATGAAGCTGAAATATGATGTTAAAAAGGCTTTTGAAGATGAGAATGATGTATGCCTGTGGTACAACATACTTATCGGCAATCAATCTGTTTTCAGCAGTGGCTGGTACCAGCTGAAAAATGGAAAAATCAGCAGCTTCAAAGTGCTGTTCGACCCGCGCCCGCTGTTTGAAAAAGCTGCAGGAAACTGA
- a CDS encoding Crp/Fnr family transcriptional regulator — protein sequence MDKHMQRFLEYVHSLTGFSDESWQTLAPALTEMSFPKEEYLLQAGKICDALFFITSGYCRAFYNKDGQDINTAFFFERDIATNINSFATGEKSEFSIQALEPVTAIRLDKKLLREVSAKDPQIEVLGRKCLQLIAAKQEKHVALYKLMTAQERYEYLEENEPVLLQRVSLTQLSSFLGVARETLSRIRSRRL from the coding sequence ATGGATAAACACATGCAGCGCTTCCTGGAATATGTGCACTCACTAACCGGTTTCTCCGATGAGAGCTGGCAAACACTCGCTCCGGCCCTGACGGAAATGTCGTTCCCAAAAGAAGAATACCTGCTGCAGGCCGGTAAAATATGCGATGCACTCTTCTTCATTACCAGCGGGTATTGCAGGGCCTTCTATAACAAAGATGGCCAGGATATCAACACTGCTTTTTTCTTTGAACGCGATATCGCCACTAACATCAACAGCTTTGCCACCGGCGAAAAGTCTGAGTTTTCTATCCAGGCATTGGAACCCGTTACGGCTATACGTCTCGATAAAAAATTACTACGCGAAGTATCCGCGAAAGATCCTCAAATAGAAGTCCTGGGACGCAAATGTCTGCAGCTTATCGCAGCGAAACAGGAAAAGCACGTTGCCTTGTATAAACTCATGACGGCACAGGAACGATACGAATATCTCGAAGAAAATGAACCCGTTCTCTTACAGCGGGTGTCGCTTACCCAGCTGTCGTCGTTCCTGGGCGTTGCCCGCGAAACCCTTAGCCGTATCCGCAGCCGCCGCCTCTAA
- a CDS encoding T6SS immunity protein Tdi1 domain-containing protein, producing the protein MFEKFLSMYPPGASLTYPTQEMLDWYKDKLPQALLDFWISYGFGDYGEGMIKVVEPSTYMNSLYTWLGKEDHSKLPILVTAFGDIFYYRKLADTDEDVCLLDIHYRNIEVCEYSLEAFFDSYIVDPDLSDELLKKPLFEAAVKQLGPLSHPDIYFFKPALIIGGAQHPEYLDKGSASVHQHLLFQMGA; encoded by the coding sequence ATGTTTGAGAAATTTCTGAGCATGTATCCGCCGGGCGCCAGCCTGACCTACCCCACCCAGGAGATGCTCGACTGGTACAAAGACAAATTACCCCAGGCATTACTCGATTTCTGGATCAGCTATGGCTTTGGTGATTATGGCGAAGGTATGATAAAAGTGGTGGAGCCATCCACGTATATGAATAGTTTGTATACCTGGCTCGGAAAAGAGGATCATTCCAAGTTACCCATACTGGTTACCGCTTTCGGTGATATTTTCTACTACCGCAAACTAGCGGATACAGACGAGGACGTATGCCTGCTGGATATCCATTACCGGAACATTGAGGTTTGCGAATACAGTCTTGAAGCATTCTTCGATAGTTATATCGTAGACCCTGACCTGTCGGACGAGCTGTTGAAGAAACCACTTTTCGAAGCGGCGGTTAAACAACTGGGGCCGCTGAGTCATCCGGATATCTATTTTTTCAAGCCTGCGCTCATCATAGGCGGAGCCCAGCATCCGGAATACCTGGATAAGGGCAGTGCCAGTGTGCATCAGCACCTGCTTTTCCAGATGGGGGCTTAG
- a CDS encoding arginase family protein, producing the protein MQQIQTMHLTIIEAPSNLGLKQLTPNLEPGVRKLPEWLRAHGLHQQLSPSAVSTVNPPPYSMYLDPESGVRNADAIAGYSKELASAINQALDTAAWPLVLGGDCSILIGCTLALKKRGKFGLFFLDGHTDYLLPDASRTQGAAGMDLAIVTGKGHDKLVNISGQKPYIQGIHAWAAGNRYLSDAFYVNEIIQSDLHYSDLYMMREKGMNKVVAEFLAMVDKEQLDGFWIHLDADVLNNELMPCVDSPQPDGLSYQEAGELLKALLNSGKAAGMDITILDPDLDPKGHYAQQFINWLTETLS; encoded by the coding sequence ATGCAACAAATACAAACCATGCATCTTACCATTATCGAAGCTCCCTCCAATCTCGGATTAAAACAACTTACCCCCAACCTTGAACCAGGTGTAAGAAAACTTCCCGAATGGCTCCGTGCCCACGGGCTTCACCAGCAACTCTCTCCATCCGCTGTTTCAACAGTCAATCCTCCTCCTTACAGCATGTACCTCGATCCCGAATCCGGTGTTCGTAATGCTGATGCCATTGCCGGCTACTCAAAAGAGCTTGCTTCCGCCATCAATCAGGCCCTGGATACCGCAGCCTGGCCACTTGTTCTGGGCGGAGATTGCAGCATACTGATTGGCTGCACATTGGCACTTAAAAAAAGAGGAAAATTCGGATTGTTCTTTTTAGATGGCCACACAGATTACCTGTTGCCGGATGCTTCACGTACCCAGGGGGCTGCAGGTATGGATCTTGCCATCGTAACTGGTAAAGGGCACGACAAACTCGTTAACATCAGCGGCCAAAAGCCTTATATCCAGGGCATACATGCCTGGGCGGCAGGAAACCGCTACCTCTCTGATGCTTTCTATGTTAATGAAATTATTCAGTCCGATCTGCATTATTCCGACCTCTATATGATGCGGGAAAAAGGAATGAACAAAGTAGTTGCCGAATTCCTGGCTATGGTAGATAAGGAACAGCTGGATGGTTTCTGGATACATCTGGATGCAGATGTACTAAATAATGAATTGATGCCCTGTGTAGATTCTCCGCAGCCGGATGGGTTGAGTTATCAGGAAGCAGGAGAGCTCCTGAAAGCCTTGTTGAATTCAGGTAAAGCGGCAGGCATGGATATAACAATATTGGACCCGGACCTCGATCCGAAAGGACATTATGCGCAACAGTTTATTAATTGGTTGACGGAAACATTATCTTAA
- a CDS encoding beta-1,6-N-acetylglucosaminyltransferase has protein sequence MRIAHLILTYTDPHQTERMIKRLSRENFDFYIHVDKKFDIQPHLFLSELPNVYFIKNRTKVDWAGFSTVMATISCIREIAATGIRYDFINFLSGQDYPIKSAGYINDFLARHPGKQFLYCRDIINEWQEGLIRLQGYYLTTFDFRGKYLVEKLINKILPKRKIPYGLHPYGGSMFWMLSMDAALHVADRMKEDKKLRRFFSFCWGSDEVVFQTILMNSTYKNNVINDNYRYIDWSMGGANPKILNTDDAEKLLQSDMLFARKFNINTNPEILDIIDEYITTNGEVNSDTNIQR, from the coding sequence ATGCGTATTGCCCATTTGATACTCACTTATACGGACCCCCATCAAACGGAAAGGATGATCAAAAGATTATCCCGTGAAAATTTTGACTTCTATATCCATGTAGATAAAAAATTCGATATCCAACCTCACCTGTTTCTAAGTGAACTCCCTAATGTATACTTCATCAAGAACCGGACAAAGGTCGACTGGGCAGGTTTTAGCACTGTAATGGCTACTATCAGTTGTATCCGGGAAATTGCTGCAACGGGTATCCGATATGATTTCATTAACTTCCTCAGCGGGCAGGATTATCCAATTAAATCAGCCGGATATATCAACGATTTTCTAGCAAGACATCCGGGGAAACAATTCCTTTACTGCCGGGATATTATCAACGAGTGGCAGGAAGGACTTATCAGACTGCAAGGATATTACCTGACCACATTCGATTTCAGGGGAAAATACCTGGTGGAGAAGCTGATTAACAAAATTCTTCCTAAGAGAAAGATCCCGTACGGACTGCATCCTTATGGTGGCTCTATGTTCTGGATGCTGAGTATGGACGCGGCACTACATGTTGCCGATAGAATGAAAGAGGATAAAAAGCTCCGGCGCTTTTTTTCGTTCTGCTGGGGCAGCGATGAAGTAGTTTTTCAAACCATCCTGATGAACTCAACCTACAAGAATAACGTTATTAATGATAACTACCGTTATATCGACTGGTCGATGGGTGGAGCCAATCCTAAGATACTGAACACTGATGATGCTGAAAAACTGCTGCAGTCGGACATGCTTTTTGCGCGAAAATTTAACATAAACACGAATCCTGAGATTCTTGATATCATAGATGAATATATAACCACCAATGGCGAAGTTAATTCAGATACAAACATTCAAAGATGA
- a CDS encoding FdtA/QdtA family cupin domain-containing protein — MAKLIQIQTFKDERGSLSVLDDVVPFEIKRLFYIYSVDNSTRGGHRHHKTYQAAICIQGSCVITNNDNQITEQFVLDSPDKCLLLEPEDWHMMHDFTTNAILLVLASTTFDPKDYIYEPYHSV, encoded by the coding sequence ATGGCGAAGTTAATTCAGATACAAACATTCAAAGATGAGAGAGGATCATTGTCCGTACTGGACGATGTGGTACCTTTTGAAATAAAACGACTGTTCTATATTTACTCGGTTGACAACTCTACCCGGGGAGGACACAGGCATCATAAAACTTACCAGGCAGCCATCTGCATTCAGGGCTCCTGTGTGATTACCAACAACGACAACCAAATCACAGAACAATTTGTGCTGGATAGTCCTGATAAATGCCTGTTATTGGAGCCGGAAGACTGGCACATGATGCATGATTTTACTACCAATGCTATACTCCTGGTGCTGGCATCAACCACCTTTGATCCCAAAGACTACATTTATGAGCCATATCATTCCGTATGA